DNA from Agarilytica rhodophyticola:
GCTTATTGTAAAGCAAAAATTAGGCTTTTATAAAAACCCTTGGGAAAAAACACCATAACAGCATATTTGAAAGAGGCTATTGGTTATGCGCGCTTATCCACTTCCTCGGTATAAGGGCGCATAGCCAATAGCCTCTATTCTATAATTGCCTGGAAGATTAGTAGGCCTTTTTAGAAAACAAAGCAAAGGGCGTAAGGAATAGAATTTTAAGATCCAGTAGTGGTGACCAGTTACTGATATATTCTAAATCCAACTCTACACGTCGACTCATCAGATCGAGGGTTTCTGTTTCTCCACGTAAGCCATTGATCTGTGCTAACCCTGTCATACCGGGCTTGATACGGTGTCTAGCTAAATAAGCGCGAACCTTGTCAGAATAGTACTCATTATGAGATACAGCATGAGGCCTCGGCCCCACTAATGACATACTACCTTCTAGTACATTAAATAATTGTGGAAGTTCATCAATACTAGTCTTACGCATAAATGCACCCACTCTTGTGATCCGTGCATCTCCCTTTGTCGCCTGCTTAACTACCGTATCGGGAGTATGCACAAACATACTACGGAATTTGTAGACGTAGAATTTTTTGCCATCCCAGCCATCACGTACCTGCTTAAAAATGATAGGTCCAGATGACGTGCATTTAACCAAAAGTGAGAACACGATTAAAATAGGACTCAGAGTTAATATCGCCAATAGCGCAACTGTTTTATCCATTACAGATTTCATGAATGCCGGGCCACCAGCCATCAATGGCGTCTCATTTAAATTGAGCAGAGGAACGCCAGCCACTTCGCGTACACTGTGATTGAGCAAACGGAATTCAAAAATATCCGGCGCCCATACCAAATCCAAATTAGAATCTATCAATAAATCTTGCACATCCTTGATATGACGAATCAAGTGAAAAGGTAATGCGACATATACACGTCGAATACCATATTTTTCTACAATTTCGTCTAGATCAGCTTCTGTTCCAAGTAAAGGGGGATAATCTAATTGCCATTTATTATCCTGGTCATCACCATAGTTGATAACACCAACAATTTTATCGTTGAGCCAAATATTATTAGAGATACTGGATGCTAAATGCTTAGCAACAGTGCCAGTTCCAATAATAAGAGCAGGAATGCGTTCTCGATATTTTATTCGATATATTTTGTAGCCTTCATATGTCAGCAGAAATACGAGAGACTGCAGTACAAATGACAAAAATGCCCAATAAACAATTACCTGGCGCGAATATTCTTCAGATGTCTTGGTAAGAAAAGCGACCCAAG
Protein-coding regions in this window:
- a CDS encoding undecaprenyl-phosphate glucose phosphotransferase — encoded protein: MSNTDFHKTHNFRRKRLLQNHDTLVQWIQQILNIMVVVVSLVGLTYWRDGFIGAHYRAMLAFAVLVMIITYHMFGVLRRFDSVLGGIQHLARAWGVVIIVLAWVAFLTKTSEEYSRQVIVYWAFLSFVLQSLVFLLTYEGYKIYRIKYRERIPALIIGTGTVAKHLASSISNNIWLNDKIVGVINYGDDQDNKWQLDYPPLLGTEADLDEIVEKYGIRRVYVALPFHLIRHIKDVQDLLIDSNLDLVWAPDIFEFRLLNHSVREVAGVPLLNLNETPLMAGGPAFMKSVMDKTVALLAILTLSPILIVFSLLVKCTSSGPIIFKQVRDGWDGKKFYVYKFRSMFVHTPDTVVKQATKGDARITRVGAFMRKTSIDELPQLFNVLEGSMSLVGPRPHAVSHNEYYSDKVRAYLARHRIKPGMTGLAQINGLRGETETLDLMSRRVELDLEYISNWSPLLDLKILFLTPFALFSKKAY